Proteins encoded within one genomic window of Paramisgurnus dabryanus chromosome 11, PD_genome_1.1, whole genome shotgun sequence:
- the LOC135729679 gene encoding rano class II histocompatibility antigen, B alpha chain-like, with product MLLYLFLLMLTVNVSTGFQVSHMDMQYTGCSDTQSDFIYSTDNEELYYSDFSRHEGVVTAPDFADPITFPGFYELGVILIDHCRLNLASTAKAHSQPEEQTARPETCIYSKDDVVLGVENVLICHVTGFFPPSVTIIWTKNNMNVTENINQSQYRLKSDGTFNIFSTLRYTPEEKDMYSCTVYHKALEEKSETRTWEVDVAVPSVGPAVFCGVGLTLGLLGVAIGVFFLLKGHI from the exons ATGTTGCTGTATTTGTTTCTTCTCATGCTAACAGTTAATGTCAGCACTGGCTTTCAAG tttcaCATATGGACATGCAATATACTGGATGCTCTGATACACAGAGTGactttatatacagtactgatAATGAGGAATTATACTACTCCGATTTCAGTAGACATGAAGGAGTGGTGACAGCACCTGATTTCGCAGATCCAATTACGTTTCCTGGATTTTATGAACTTGGTGTTATTTTAATAGATCATTGCAGATTAAACTTAGCTTCAACTGCTAAAGCTCATAGCCAACCAGAAGAGCAAACAG CACGACCCGAGACTTGTATCTATTCAAAAGATGATGTGGTGCTTGGTGTTGAGAACGTCCTCATCTGTCACGTGACAGGATTTTTTCCTCCATCTGTCACAATCATCTGGACTAAAAACAACATGAATGTGACAGAAAATATAAATCAGAGCCAGTATCGGCTAAAAAGTGATGGTACCTTCAACATCTTCTCCACTCTGAGGTACACTCCTGAGGAGAAGGACATGTACAGCTGCACTGTGTATCATAAAGCTCTCGAAGAGAAATCTGAAACCAGAACCTGGG AAGTTGATGTTGCTGTGCCCAGTGTTGGTCCAGCTGTGTTTTGTGGAGTGGGTTTGACCCTGGGGCTGCTGGGAGTCGCTATTGgtgtttttttcttattaaaagGACATATATAG
- the LOC135730087 gene encoding uncharacterized protein: MAGRPFDFSSEDDLYSLCEDTDCTYCRISIPMTRPHLSQRHLKYAVFYKKANSVQFTIPCYCTDGVHGRSHWHCSKCVRTIQRGGDFKKHLQNHGYEVAEKCSGAQQTTWAKKDFVAKKRSYSEDQLSSKVQAHKLPCQIPVKTDLPPQNVNFRCHKCQIDFSTVTNLRRHEKGQHGMEDPKLCVDQKNGISVTPKKQNKTDLPPQNGNLKCRECKIEFSTVSNLRRHEKQQHGMEDPMFCVDPINGIYVTPKEKHGQRLPLHIVKHILLGRISCELEKCKDMSRIATQNGHPGWECEHLIRTQSAQGYIPPPRLKDVSLDKMLDNGLISKSGLQECKYIHLKAREEGVDCVFPVFWGEYGLSQRYIYFSVFTNLKDNWCKFGRTIVTFNTVSAKWHCQCKATKDQSCVHIYLCTWWTFQERPELLQMEVEVTLEETEDLKKQGREMDDEPQPSIETASGLVPEIELEIDLK, encoded by the exons ATGGCAG GGAGGCCATTTGATTTTTCCTCTGAGGATGATCTGTATAGTCTCTGTGAAGACACTGACTGTACTTACTGCAGGATTTCTATCCCAATGACTCGGCCACACCTGTCACAGCGGCATCTTAAATATGCAGTATTTTACAAAAAAGCCAACTCTG TGCAGTTCACTATACCCTGCTACTGCACTGATGGAGTACATGGCAGAAGCCACTGGCATTGCTCCAAATGTGTAAGAACTATACAGAGAGGTGGGGATTTCAAAAAACATCTACAAAATCACG gATATGAAGTGGCAGAGAAATGTTCAG ggGCCCAGCAAACCACCTGggcaaaaaaagattttgttGCCAAAAAAAGATCTTATTCAGAAGACCAACTATCTTCAAAAGTGCAAGCTCATAAACTACCCTGTCAGATACCTGTTAAGACAGATTTGCCTCcacaaaatgttaattttaggtGCCACAAATGCCAGATTGATTTTTCTACTGTCACAAATTTGAGGAGACATGAGAAGGGGCAGCATGGCATGGAGGACCCAAAGCTTTGCGTAGATCAGAAAAATGGCATTTCAGTAACACCAAAGAAGCAAAATAAGACAGATTTGCCTCCACAAAATGGTAATTTGAAATGCCGGGAATGCAAGATTGAGTTTTCTACAGTCTCAAATTTGAGGAGACATGAGAAGCAGCAGCATGGCATGGAGGACCCAATGTTTTGCGTAGATCCAATAAATGGTATTTATGTAACACCAAAGGAGAAACATGGGCAAAGACTGCCACTCCATATCGTCAAACATATTCTCCTGGGGAGAATATCTTGTGAGTTAGAAAAATGCAAAGACATGTCAAGGATAGCAACCCAGAATGGACATCCTGGATGGGAATGTGAACACCTTATAAGGACACAGTCGGCACAAGGCTACATTCCTCCACCACGCCTGAAAGATGTCTCTCTGGACAAAATGCTGGACAATGGATTAATCTCCAAATCAGGGCTCCAGGAATGCAAGTACATACATTTGAAGGCCAGGGAAGAAGGAGTTGATTGCGTCTTCCCTGTTTTTTGGGGGGAATATGGCCTATCACAGAGATACATCTACTTCTCTGTATTCACCAACCTCAAAGACAACTGGTGTAAGTTTGGGAGAACAATAGTAACATTTAACACAGTATCTGCTAAATGGCACTGTCAGTGTAAGGCCACCAAAGACCAGAGCTGTGTCCACATATATTTATGCACGTGGTGGACATTCCAGGAGCGTCCAGAATTACTACAAATGGAAGTGGAAGTAACTCTGGAAGAAACAGAGGACCTAAAGAAGCAAGGACGAGAGATGGATGATGAGCCACAACCATCGATTGAGACCGCATCAGGACTAGTGCCTGAAATAGAATTAGAAATAGATTTGAAATAA
- the cdca5 gene encoding sororin encodes MSNKTPRSTSRESIDPIRKSNGGSPPRRRSSRLSANDENLTSKVVAPPPVAVKRSICVRKIAPRKTQAPSESNKENAEQLLEKSAKKSKTLTPAPDTSTARKTKILSPILPPSSPSSQPREFEQDLVWSQRVRRSYSQLSVGDKSFESPKSQPASSSSSPNSRENLFGFERLQTPEVMHKKERSKVALQSSMSFSMGSFNISAADDSASNPPEVDTNIPGICMVKKTRRKRVQQIKMSELDDLAAQMNAEFEEAEKFELVTE; translated from the exons ATGAGCAACAAAACCCCACGATCAACTTCGAGAGAAAGCATCGATCCTATCAGAA AGTCAAATGGAGGGAGTCCCCCAAGAAGGAGGTCTTCCAGGTTGTCAGCAAATGATGAAAATCTTACCTCTAAAGTTGTG GCGCCGCCACCAGTAGCTGTAAAAAGATCAATCTGTGTGAGAAAAATTGCACCCAGGAAAACGCAG GCCCCATCTGAAAGTAACAAGGAAAATGCAGAACAGTTGTTGGAAAAGTCAGCGAAGAAGTCCAAAACCTTGACACCAGCTCCAGACACATCAACTGCACGCAAGACAAAAATCTTATCTCCGATTTTGCCTCCTTCATCTCCATCATCTCAGCCCAGAGAATTCGAGCAGGACCTTGTATGGTCTCAGAGAGTTCGGCGTTCCTACAGCCAGCTGAGTGTGGGAGACAAGTCCTTCGAAAGCCCCAAATCCCAGcctgcctcttcttcttcttctcccaACAGCCGAGAGAACCTGTTTGGGTTTGAAAGGCTTCAGACGCCAGAGGTGATGCATAAAAAAGAACGGTCCAAGGTAGCACTGCAGAGCTCCATGTCATTCAGTATGGGTTCTTTTAACATCTCTGCTGCTGATGATAGTGCTAGCAACCCTCCTGAAGTAGATACGAACATCCCTGGCATCTGTATGGTGAAAAAGACCAGGCGGAAGCGGGTCCAACAGATAAAG ATGTCAGAGTTGGATGATCTTGCCGCACAAATGAACGCAGAGTTTGAAGAGGCTGAAAAGTTTGAACTTGTGACGGAATGA
- the LOC135729678 gene encoding H-2 class II histocompatibility antigen, E-S beta chain-like isoform X2 has product MALEIMYNSTLGKFNGFNEAAMKTAENWNQNVHFSEQMKAQVDAYCKPNAQFLETNVHDKVVQPKVKLNLVKQAEGKHPAKLMCSAYDFYPNIIKLTWLRDGKPATSDVTSIMEMADGDWYYQIHSELEYTPKYTEKISCIVEHPSMYRPMIYDWNASAFESDRNKIAIGASGLVLGIVIAAAGLIYHKKKSAGRMLVPHVQYDN; this is encoded by the exons ATGGCTTTAGAAATAATGTACAACAGCACTCTGGGAAAGTTTAATGGGTTTAATGAAGCTGCAATGAAAACTGCAGAGAACTGGAACCAGAATGTCCACTTTTCAGAGCAGATGAAAGCTCAGGTGGATGCATACTGCAAACCAAATGCTCAATTCTTGGAAACAAATGTTCATGACAAAGTCG TCCAACCAAAGGTTAAACTCAATTTAGTGAAGCAGGCTGAAGGCAAACACCCAGCCAAGTTGATGTGCAGCGCGTATGACTTCTACCCAAATATAATCAAACTGACCTGGCTGAGAGATGGAAAACCTGCCACCTCTGATGTAACCTCCATCATGGAGATGGCAGATGGAGACTGGTACTACCAGATCCACTCCGAGCTGGAGTACACCCCCAAATATACAGAGAAGATATCCTGTATTGTGGAGCACCCCAGCATGTATAGACCCATGATCTATGACTGGA ATGCCTCTGCATTTGAGTCTGATAGAAATAAGATTGCTATCGGGGCTTCTGGCCTGGTGCTGGGAATCGTCATAGCAGCTGCTGGACTCATTTACCACAAGAAGAAATCAGCAG GGAGGATGCTTGTACCACATGTCCAGTATGACAACTGA
- the LOC135729678 gene encoding H-2 class II histocompatibility antigen, E-S beta chain-like isoform X3, producing the protein MSQLDVFILHLILMTSGFTTTENWNQNVHFSEQMKAQVDAYCKPNAQFLETNVHDKVVQPKVKLNLVKQAEGKHPAKLMCSAYDFYPNIIKLTWLRDGKPATSDVTSIMEMADGDWYYQIHSELEYTPKYTEKISCIVEHPSMYRPMIYDWNASAFESDRNKIAIGASGLVLGIVIAAAGLIYHKKKSAGRMLVPHVQYDN; encoded by the exons ATGTCACAGCTAGACGTCTTTATTTTGCACCTTATATTAATGACATCTGGTTTCACTACAACAg AGAACTGGAACCAGAATGTCCACTTTTCAGAGCAGATGAAAGCTCAGGTGGATGCATACTGCAAACCAAATGCTCAATTCTTGGAAACAAATGTTCATGACAAAGTCG TCCAACCAAAGGTTAAACTCAATTTAGTGAAGCAGGCTGAAGGCAAACACCCAGCCAAGTTGATGTGCAGCGCGTATGACTTCTACCCAAATATAATCAAACTGACCTGGCTGAGAGATGGAAAACCTGCCACCTCTGATGTAACCTCCATCATGGAGATGGCAGATGGAGACTGGTACTACCAGATCCACTCCGAGCTGGAGTACACCCCCAAATATACAGAGAAGATATCCTGTATTGTGGAGCACCCCAGCATGTATAGACCCATGATCTATGACTGGA ATGCCTCTGCATTTGAGTCTGATAGAAATAAGATTGCTATCGGGGCTTCTGGCCTGGTGCTGGGAATCGTCATAGCAGCTGCTGGACTCATTTACCACAAGAAGAAATCAGCAG GGAGGATGCTTGTACCACATGTCCAGTATGACAACTGA
- the LOC135729678 gene encoding H-2 class II histocompatibility antigen, E-S beta chain-like isoform X1: MSQLDVFILHLILMTSGFTTTVNGYYYYITDQCLYSSHDLSDMVYLQLYVFNMALEIMYNSTLGKFNGFNEAAMKTAENWNQNVHFSEQMKAQVDAYCKPNAQFLETNVHDKVVQPKVKLNLVKQAEGKHPAKLMCSAYDFYPNIIKLTWLRDGKPATSDVTSIMEMADGDWYYQIHSELEYTPKYTEKISCIVEHPSMYRPMIYDWNASAFESDRNKIAIGASGLVLGIVIAAAGLIYHKKKSAGRMLVPHVQYDN; encoded by the exons ATGTCACAGCTAGACGTCTTTATTTTGCACCTTATATTAATGACATCTGGTTTCACTACAACAg TGAAtggatattattattacataACGGATCAATGCCTATACAGTTCCCATGATCTCAGTGACATGGTGTATTTGCAGTTGTATGTCTTCAATATGGCTTTAGAAATAATGTACAACAGCACTCTGGGAAAGTTTAATGGGTTTAATGAAGCTGCAATGAAAACTGCAGAGAACTGGAACCAGAATGTCCACTTTTCAGAGCAGATGAAAGCTCAGGTGGATGCATACTGCAAACCAAATGCTCAATTCTTGGAAACAAATGTTCATGACAAAGTCG TCCAACCAAAGGTTAAACTCAATTTAGTGAAGCAGGCTGAAGGCAAACACCCAGCCAAGTTGATGTGCAGCGCGTATGACTTCTACCCAAATATAATCAAACTGACCTGGCTGAGAGATGGAAAACCTGCCACCTCTGATGTAACCTCCATCATGGAGATGGCAGATGGAGACTGGTACTACCAGATCCACTCCGAGCTGGAGTACACCCCCAAATATACAGAGAAGATATCCTGTATTGTGGAGCACCCCAGCATGTATAGACCCATGATCTATGACTGGA ATGCCTCTGCATTTGAGTCTGATAGAAATAAGATTGCTATCGGGGCTTCTGGCCTGGTGCTGGGAATCGTCATAGCAGCTGCTGGACTCATTTACCACAAGAAGAAATCAGCAG GGAGGATGCTTGTACCACATGTCCAGTATGACAACTGA
- the LOC135729680 gene encoding uncharacterized protein C14orf93-like, protein MELPELNGKRKRHYCEHCDKELSRTQYFDHKKRYCKIEICEIKSENSQCAIDDAPDLSSTCDLPDEKNPLTDNSTLLSAINGLSRQLSEFAANVYQELKAINEKLQALDDRLNVTEPNGCSTEELKRKRRLQNPEIAEAVRRLHKSEANCRRYDPEQGLSSPYNEMVTSFLVGALLKSPEFQDDGLDKSDFVVACKTYYETVRRNFRYKQPELASVAAANKSSARSRQRRKRLLEARQSVLAADEVDFWKGITLDMMSDEEDGDVDGVSGWIVRPPSFRSEELSNLCAKLQARLEASSKYAAVRHKRLQTGSPSNRTPPHSYDPEAATRHFAPNVMPRT, encoded by the exons ATGGAGCTCCCCGAATTAAACGGAAAAAGGAAGCGGCATTATTGCGAACACTGTGACAAAGAATTGTCTCGCACACAATACTTTGATCATAAAAAGCGATACTGCAAAATTGAAATTTGTGAAATAAAGTCCGAAAACAGTCAATGTGCAATAGACGATGCACCGGACctgtcatccacttgtgatcttcCTGACGAAAAAAATCCCTTAACGGATAACAGCACGCTGCTATCAGCTATCAATGGCTTATCCCGTCAGTTGAGCGAGTTCGCTGCCAATGTCTACCAGGAGTTGAAGGCGATCAACGAAAAATTACAGGCTCTGGATGATCGACTTAACGTTACTGAGCCAAACGGCTGCTCGACGGAGGAATTGAAGAGGAAGAGGCGGCTGCAAAATCCTGAAATTGCG gaGGCAGTCCGTCGGCTACACAAATCCGAGGCAAACTGTAGGCGCTATGACCCGGAGCAAGG GCTAAGCTCGCCATATAATGAGATGGTCACCTCGTTTTTAGTGGGAGCACTGCTTAAAAGCCCGGAATTCCAAGATGATGGCCTGGATAAAAGCGACTTTGTTG TTGCCTGCAAGACATATTATGAGACCGTGCGCAGAAATTTCCGCTACAAACAGCCAGAGCTAGCCAGTGTGGCCGCAGCCAATAAGAGCTCAGCCAGGAGTCGCCAGAGGAGGAAGAGG CTCTTGGAGGCGAGGCAAAGTGTACTGGCTGCGGACGAAGTGGACTTCTGGAAGGGAATCACCCTTGACATGATGTCAGACGAAGAAGATGGTGACGTTGATGGAGTTTCGGGGTGGATTGTGAGACCTCCATCGTTTCGCAGCGAGGAGCTTAGCAATCTTTGCGCTAAGCTGCAAGCGAGACTGGAAGCCAGCTCAAAGTATGCAGCAGTGCGTCACAAGCGTCTGCAAACGGGATCGCCGTCTAACAGAACGCCACCTCACTCTTACGACCCCGAGGCAGCAACAAGACATTTTGCACCAAACGTGATGCCAAGAACATAA